From a single Mycolicibacterium mengxianglii genomic region:
- a CDS encoding P-II family nitrogen regulator, with product MKLITAIVKPFTLEDVKTGLEQTGILGMTVSEVQGYGRQKGHTEVYRGAEYSVDFVPKVRVEVVVDDSAVDKVVDVIVQAARTGKIGDGKVWVSPVETVVRVRTGERGADAL from the coding sequence ATGAAGCTGATCACTGCGATCGTCAAGCCGTTCACGCTGGAAGACGTCAAGACCGGCCTCGAGCAGACAGGTATCCTGGGGATGACCGTCAGCGAGGTCCAAGGCTACGGACGCCAGAAGGGACACACCGAGGTATACCGAGGCGCCGAATATTCCGTCGACTTCGTGCCGAAGGTACGGGTGGAGGTGGTCGTCGATGATTCCGCCGTGGACAAGGTGGTCGACGTCATCGTGCAGGCCGCCCGCACCGGCAAGATCGGTGACGGCAAGGTGTGGGTCAGCCCGGTCGAAACCGTGGTTCGAGTTCGTACCGGCGAGCGGGGGGCTGACGCCCTTTGA
- a CDS encoding ammonium transporter, whose amino-acid sequence MVLALPDEAFLPFGPEGLSAGDTAWVLTSAALVLFMTPGLAFFYGGLSRQKSVLNMMMMSFGSLGVVSVIYVLWGYSMSFSSGHTGESDILGIFDNPFSLFGLSQLLETREVDGVSTYVLGGFGTVPAIVWVAFQLTFAVITVALISGAVAERMKFGTWLVFGGIWVTLVYFPLAHMVWGGGLLSASDGGLAAMMFGVDDEGAANVAPIDFAGGTVVHINAGMAALVLALLIGKRRGFGKTAFRPHNIPFVMLGAAILWFGWFGFNVGSEGAADMIAGQVWVNTTAATAAAMLAWLVVERIRDGHATSVGAASGIVAGLVAITPACGALTPIGSLILGAVAGVLSALAIGLKYKFGYDDSLDVVGVHLVAGLWGTVGIGLLASETGLFYGGGIDQLIVQIVIALVAVIFTAIMTVIIAFIVKPLGWRVTEEDEDTGIDETEHAETAYELA is encoded by the coding sequence GTGGTCTTAGCCTTACCAGACGAAGCCTTCCTGCCCTTTGGGCCGGAGGGTCTGAGCGCCGGCGATACCGCCTGGGTACTCACTTCCGCGGCCCTGGTGCTGTTCATGACGCCGGGGCTGGCGTTCTTCTACGGCGGTCTGTCGCGCCAGAAGTCCGTCCTCAACATGATGATGATGTCCTTCGGCTCCCTGGGCGTGGTCAGCGTCATCTACGTGCTGTGGGGATACTCGATGTCGTTCTCTTCCGGGCACACCGGCGAGAGCGACATCCTGGGTATCTTCGACAATCCGTTCTCCCTCTTCGGCCTCAGCCAGCTGCTGGAGACCCGTGAGGTCGACGGAGTGAGTACCTACGTGCTGGGCGGTTTCGGCACCGTGCCCGCCATCGTCTGGGTGGCATTCCAGTTGACCTTCGCGGTCATCACCGTGGCCCTGATCAGTGGTGCGGTCGCCGAGCGGATGAAGTTCGGCACCTGGCTGGTGTTCGGCGGCATCTGGGTGACGCTGGTGTACTTCCCGCTGGCACACATGGTTTGGGGTGGCGGCCTGTTGTCCGCGTCCGACGGTGGCCTTGCGGCAATGATGTTCGGTGTTGACGACGAAGGCGCTGCCAATGTGGCTCCGATCGACTTCGCCGGTGGCACCGTGGTTCACATCAACGCCGGTATGGCAGCTCTGGTGCTGGCGCTGCTGATCGGCAAGCGCCGCGGCTTCGGCAAGACCGCCTTCCGCCCGCACAACATCCCGTTCGTCATGCTCGGTGCGGCCATCCTGTGGTTCGGCTGGTTCGGCTTCAACGTCGGATCCGAGGGTGCGGCAGACATGATCGCCGGTCAGGTGTGGGTGAACACCACCGCGGCCACCGCGGCGGCGATGCTGGCCTGGTTGGTTGTCGAGCGCATCCGTGACGGTCATGCCACGAGTGTGGGTGCGGCGTCGGGTATCGTCGCCGGCCTGGTTGCGATCACCCCGGCCTGTGGGGCACTCACGCCCATCGGCTCCTTGATCCTCGGCGCGGTCGCCGGTGTCCTGTCGGCTCTGGCCATCGGGCTGAAGTACAAGTTCGGCTATGACGATTCGCTCGATGTGGTCGGCGTGCACCTTGTCGCCGGCCTCTGGGGCACCGTCGGAATCGGCCTGCTGGCCAGCGAGACCGGACTGTTCTACGGCGGCGGCATCGACCAGCTGATCGTGCAGATCGTCATCGCCCTGGTCGCAGTGATCTTCACCGCCATCATGACTGTGATCATCGCGTTCATCGTCAAGCCCTTGGGCTGGCGGGTGACCGAGGAGGACGAGGACACCGGCATCGACGAGACCGAACATGCGGAAACTGCTTATGAACTCGCCTGA
- the ftsY gene encoding signal recognition particle-docking protein FtsY codes for MSEGLWIAIAVVAVLLVTALVVGLVRYRRRRISLAPPPDPTKPIDRSGGYTASSGITFSQSAPPAPEKVRPPKQPDTSGLPAVGDDATVPRDAPKRSIADVQLPEPDTLAPPEPKPAPVPEPKPTPEPEPTPEPEPTPEPEPTPEPEPEPVTEAAPPAPVLDTIAPSEGRLDRLRGRLSKSQNALGRSVLGLLGGGDLDEDSWEEVEDTLLIADLGPVVTAAVMASLRGKLAASGVRTDADARQVLRDALIAELHPEFDRSIKALPHEQAPSVLLVVGVNGTGKTTTVGKLARVLVADGRRVVLGAADTFRAAAADQLQTWGSRVGAEVVRGAEGADPASVAFDAVDKGIVNGADVVVIDTAGRLHNKVGLMDELSKVKRVVSKRASVDEVLLVLDATIGQNGLAQARVFADVVEITGVVLTKLDGTAKGGIVFRVQQELGVPVKLVGLGEGPDDLAPFEPGAFVDALLG; via the coding sequence GTGTCTGAAGGTCTCTGGATCGCAATCGCGGTTGTCGCCGTCCTGCTCGTCACTGCGCTCGTCGTGGGGTTGGTGCGCTACCGACGGCGGCGCATCAGTCTGGCGCCGCCGCCGGATCCGACGAAACCGATAGACCGGTCGGGAGGCTACACCGCGTCCTCGGGCATCACCTTCAGCCAGTCCGCGCCGCCGGCGCCGGAAAAGGTGCGGCCGCCGAAACAGCCCGACACCAGCGGATTGCCCGCGGTCGGCGACGACGCCACCGTCCCGCGTGACGCGCCGAAGAGGTCGATCGCCGACGTCCAACTTCCCGAACCGGACACCCTGGCGCCGCCGGAACCGAAACCGGCACCCGTCCCCGAACCAAAACCCACCCCGGAGCCTGAGCCCACCCCGGAGCCTGAGCCCACCCCCGAGCCTGAGCCCACCCCCGAACCAGAACCAGAACCGGTAACCGAAGCTGCACCGCCGGCCCCGGTACTCGACACGATCGCCCCGTCCGAGGGCAGGCTCGACCGTTTGCGCGGCAGGTTGTCCAAGTCGCAGAACGCGCTCGGCCGCAGCGTGCTCGGTCTGCTGGGCGGCGGCGACCTCGACGAGGACTCCTGGGAGGAGGTCGAGGACACCCTGCTGATCGCCGACCTCGGGCCCGTGGTCACTGCGGCGGTGATGGCCTCGTTGCGCGGAAAGCTCGCCGCCAGCGGAGTGCGCACCGACGCCGACGCCCGGCAGGTGCTTCGTGACGCCCTGATCGCCGAATTGCATCCCGAGTTCGACCGGTCGATCAAGGCGCTGCCACACGAGCAAGCGCCCTCGGTGCTGCTGGTCGTCGGCGTCAATGGCACCGGCAAGACCACGACCGTCGGCAAGCTGGCCCGCGTCCTGGTGGCTGACGGCCGCCGGGTGGTCCTCGGTGCCGCCGACACCTTCCGGGCCGCGGCCGCCGACCAGTTGCAGACCTGGGGTTCCCGCGTGGGCGCCGAAGTGGTGCGGGGGGCCGAAGGGGCCGACCCGGCATCGGTGGCCTTCGACGCGGTGGACAAGGGCATTGTCAACGGCGCCGACGTCGTCGTCATCGACACCGCGGGCCGGCTGCACAACAAGGTCGGTCTGATGGATGAGCTCAGCAAGGTCAAGCGCGTGGTGAGCAAAAGGGCGTCGGTCGACGAGGTGTTGCTGGTGCTCGACGCGACGATCGGACAGAACGGACTGGCGCAGGCCCGGGTGTTCGCTGACGTCGTTGAGATCACCGGTGTGGTGCTCACCAAGTTGGACGGCACGGCTAAGGGCGGCATCGTGTTCCGCGTGCAGCAGGAGCTGGGTGTCCCGGTGAAACTGGTGGGTCTCGGCGAAGGGCCGGACGATCTGGCGCCGTTCGAGCCGGGCGCCTTCGTCGACGCGCTACTCGGGTAA
- the fni gene encoding type 2 isopentenyl-diphosphate Delta-isomerase, producing MQPGPTDDGTHVRKLRHIDACLSGEVDYVDVTTGFERYRLPYNALTQTSLAAVDLRTEFLGATLRAPVLVGAMTGGADLSGVINRNLAAAAQQLGVAMMLGSQRIMLDDNSAAVSFDVRDVAPDVLLIGNIGLAQLSPASVPYLDKALSRVGADALAVHTNPLQEAMQDGGDTDFSGTLGRLADLTDSLDYPILVKEVGHGIGAAAARQLRGSRIAAVDVAGAGGTSWARVEQLVRYGEIRYPALAEWGVPTAVALCETLRELPGMPVIASGGIRNGMDAGKALALGASAVAVARPLLAPAVQSADAVVDWLGRFIEELRICLHGCDAVDLAALRTVGVSS from the coding sequence ATGCAGCCCGGTCCCACCGACGACGGCACCCACGTGCGCAAGCTGCGGCACATCGACGCGTGCCTGTCCGGCGAGGTGGATTACGTCGACGTCACGACCGGTTTCGAGCGCTATCGACTGCCCTATAACGCGCTCACCCAGACCAGCCTCGCCGCGGTGGATCTGCGCACCGAGTTCCTGGGAGCGACCCTGCGCGCGCCGGTTCTCGTCGGCGCCATGACCGGCGGGGCCGACCTGTCCGGCGTCATCAACCGGAACCTGGCCGCCGCCGCCCAGCAGCTCGGTGTGGCGATGATGCTGGGATCGCAGCGCATCATGCTCGACGACAACTCGGCCGCCGTCAGCTTCGACGTCCGTGACGTCGCACCGGACGTGCTGTTGATCGGCAACATCGGCCTGGCGCAGCTGTCTCCGGCATCGGTGCCCTACCTGGACAAGGCGCTGAGCCGGGTCGGCGCCGACGCGCTGGCCGTGCACACCAACCCGTTGCAGGAAGCCATGCAGGACGGCGGCGACACCGATTTCAGTGGCACGCTGGGTCGCCTCGCCGACCTCACTGACTCGCTGGACTATCCGATCCTGGTCAAGGAAGTCGGTCACGGCATCGGTGCGGCCGCGGCCCGACAGCTACGGGGCAGCCGGATCGCCGCGGTCGACGTGGCGGGCGCCGGTGGCACCTCCTGGGCCCGGGTCGAGCAGCTGGTGCGCTACGGCGAGATCCGCTACCCGGCCCTGGCGGAGTGGGGCGTGCCGACGGCGGTGGCGCTGTGTGAGACATTGCGAGAACTGCCTGGCATGCCGGTGATCGCCTCCGGCGGCATCCGCAACGGCATGGACGCCGGCAAGGCGCTGGCGCTCGGCGCGAGCGCGGTCGCGGTAGCCCGGCCCCTGCTGGCGCCGGCCGTGCAATCGGCGGACGCGGTGGTCGACTGGCTGGGCCGTTTCATCGAGGAGTTGCGCATCTGCCTGCACGGCTGTGACGCCGTGGATCTGGCGGCGCTGCGCACCGTCGGAGTCAGCTCTTGA
- the smc gene encoding chromosome segregation protein SMC — MHLKSLTLKGFKSFASPTTLRFEPGITCVVGPNGSGKSNVVDALTWVMGEQGAKSLRGGKMEDVIFAGTSTRAPLGRAEVTLTIDNSDNALPIEYAEVSITRRMFRDGAGEYEINGSTCRLMDVQELLSDSGIGREMHVIVGQGRLSQILESRPEDRRAFIEEAAGVLKHRKRKEKAVRKLDAMAANLARLTDLTTELRRQLKPLGRQAEMARRAQTIQADLRDARLRLAADDLVRRQAEFDGVGGTEAALRKEHEEAVERLAVATDELTAHETAVGTLTERAEHAQQTWFRLSALAERVSATVRIATERTQLLAAEPVHSGGRDPDELDAEADEIHELEQQLLAELAETRARLESAREELGEAERAAAESERAHLAAVRAEADRREGLARLAGQVETMRARVESTDERVARLSEGIEEAGQRAERAKAEFETVQGQVDELDESEVGLDEQHDRSVAALRVAVERVTELQAAERSAERQVASLLARIDALAVGLERRDGAAWLTENLGGDGLFGPVATMMKVHTGYEVAVATVLGAAADAVAADDFDAARSAVAALKDADGGRAAIVLGDWPDQDSRPGGELPVGARWALDLVELPQRLRGALTALLAGVVVVDDMAAAVQTVTRQPQLRAVTVDGDLVGPGWIQGGSDRKPSTLEIASEIDKARNELAAAETQVEELSAALSGATAEQSARQDAAEQALAALNESDAAISQIYEQLGRLGQEARVADLEWHRQIRQRDELETSRAQTLAELAELEERLHNAEESPTVEADEPADRERLTAVVETVRAAEVEARLAVRTAEERANAVRGQADSLRRAATAEREARARAQRARAARAHAATVASAVGDSGRKLAERLAAVVGVASRSRDQLAAERQQRATAMTAARQEVDALKNRIATLTDSLHRDEVAKAQAALRIEQLEQTVLEQFGMAASDLVAEYGPQVGLPPSELEMAEYEQARERGEQVTAPAPMPFDRPTQERRAKRAERELAELGRVNPLALEEFAALEERYNFLSTQLEDVKAARKDLLDVVEDVDARILQVFAEAYADVEREFTQVFASLFPGGEGRLLLTNPGDMLTTGVEVEARPPGKKIKRLSLLSGGEKSLTAVAMLVAIFRARPSPFYVMDEVEAALDDVNLRRLLGLFEQLREKSQLIVITHQKPTMEIADALYGVTMQGDGITQVISQRLRGQELVKS; from the coding sequence ATGCACCTCAAGAGTCTGACGTTGAAGGGCTTCAAGTCCTTCGCGTCGCCCACGACTCTTCGCTTCGAACCCGGTATCACCTGCGTGGTGGGCCCCAACGGCTCCGGTAAATCCAATGTCGTCGACGCGCTGACCTGGGTGATGGGGGAGCAGGGCGCCAAGTCGCTGCGCGGCGGCAAGATGGAAGACGTCATCTTCGCCGGCACCTCGACGCGGGCACCGCTGGGGCGCGCCGAAGTGACCCTGACCATCGACAACTCCGACAACGCCCTGCCCATCGAGTACGCCGAGGTGTCGATCACCCGCCGGATGTTCCGGGACGGCGCCGGCGAGTACGAGATCAACGGCAGCACCTGCCGGCTGATGGACGTCCAGGAACTGCTGAGCGACTCCGGCATCGGCCGGGAGATGCACGTCATCGTCGGCCAGGGCCGGCTGTCGCAGATCCTGGAATCACGACCCGAAGACCGGCGGGCCTTCATCGAAGAGGCGGCCGGGGTGCTCAAGCACCGCAAACGCAAGGAAAAGGCGGTCCGCAAGCTCGATGCGATGGCCGCCAACCTGGCGCGACTCACCGACCTGACCACCGAGCTGCGCCGACAGCTCAAACCGTTGGGCCGGCAAGCCGAGATGGCCCGGCGGGCCCAGACCATTCAGGCCGACCTGCGCGACGCGCGGCTGCGGCTGGCCGCCGACGACCTGGTGCGCCGCCAGGCCGAGTTCGACGGCGTCGGGGGCACTGAGGCGGCGCTGCGCAAGGAACACGAAGAGGCCGTCGAGCGGCTGGCCGTCGCCACCGACGAGCTGACCGCCCACGAAACCGCCGTCGGCACCCTGACCGAACGTGCCGAGCACGCCCAGCAGACCTGGTTCCGGCTTTCGGCGCTGGCCGAGCGGGTCAGCGCGACCGTCCGGATCGCCACCGAACGTACCCAGCTGTTGGCGGCCGAGCCGGTACACAGCGGCGGGCGCGATCCCGACGAGCTGGACGCCGAAGCCGACGAGATACACGAACTCGAACAGCAGCTGCTCGCCGAGCTGGCCGAGACCCGGGCCCGGCTGGAGTCCGCCCGCGAGGAGCTCGGTGAGGCTGAGCGGGCCGCCGCCGAGTCCGAGCGCGCGCACCTGGCCGCCGTGCGCGCCGAGGCCGACCGTCGGGAGGGGCTGGCCCGGCTGGCAGGTCAGGTGGAGACCATGCGGGCCCGCGTCGAGTCGACCGATGAGCGGGTGGCCCGGTTGTCGGAAGGCATCGAAGAAGCCGGGCAGCGTGCCGAGCGTGCCAAGGCCGAGTTCGAGACCGTGCAGGGGCAGGTGGACGAACTCGACGAGAGCGAAGTGGGACTCGACGAGCAGCACGACCGAAGCGTCGCCGCGCTGCGGGTCGCCGTTGAGCGGGTGACCGAACTGCAGGCCGCCGAACGCAGCGCCGAACGTCAGGTGGCCTCGCTGCTGGCCCGCATCGATGCCCTCGCCGTCGGGTTGGAGCGCCGCGACGGGGCTGCCTGGCTCACTGAGAACCTTGGTGGCGACGGGCTTTTCGGCCCCGTTGCGACGATGATGAAGGTGCACACCGGGTATGAGGTGGCAGTGGCGACCGTGCTCGGCGCCGCCGCGGATGCGGTGGCAGCTGATGATTTCGACGCGGCACGCTCCGCGGTGGCGGCGCTCAAAGACGCCGACGGGGGCCGGGCGGCGATCGTGCTCGGGGACTGGCCCGACCAGGACTCCCGGCCCGGGGGAGAGTTGCCCGTCGGCGCCCGGTGGGCATTGGACCTGGTCGAGTTGCCGCAGCGGTTACGCGGCGCGCTGACCGCGCTGTTGGCAGGTGTGGTGGTGGTCGACGACATGGCTGCGGCGGTGCAGACGGTGACGCGGCAGCCGCAGTTGCGCGCCGTGACCGTCGACGGCGACCTGGTGGGTCCGGGCTGGATCCAGGGCGGATCCGACCGCAAGCCCAGTACTTTGGAGATCGCCAGCGAAATCGACAAGGCGCGAAACGAGTTGGCGGCGGCCGAAACTCAGGTCGAAGAGCTCAGTGCGGCGCTTTCAGGTGCGACGGCCGAGCAATCTGCCCGCCAGGATGCCGCTGAGCAGGCGCTGGCGGCATTGAACGAGTCCGACGCCGCGATCTCGCAGATCTACGAGCAGCTGGGCCGCCTCGGTCAGGAAGCTCGGGTCGCGGATCTGGAGTGGCACAGGCAGATCCGGCAACGTGATGAGCTGGAGACCAGCCGGGCCCAGACACTCGCCGAGCTCGCCGAACTCGAGGAGCGGCTGCACAACGCTGAAGAGTCGCCGACGGTCGAGGCCGACGAGCCTGCGGATCGGGAGCGGTTGACCGCTGTGGTCGAGACTGTGCGTGCTGCCGAAGTGGAGGCCCGGCTGGCGGTGCGCACTGCCGAGGAACGTGCGAATGCTGTTCGTGGACAGGCGGATTCGCTGCGTCGCGCGGCGACGGCCGAGCGGGAGGCCCGGGCCAGGGCGCAGCGGGCCCGCGCGGCACGGGCGCACGCCGCCACCGTGGCGTCGGCGGTCGGCGATTCCGGCCGCAAGCTGGCCGAACGGTTGGCGGCGGTGGTGGGTGTCGCCTCCCGCAGCCGCGACCAGCTCGCAGCCGAGCGTCAGCAGCGCGCCACGGCGATGACCGCCGCGCGCCAGGAGGTGGACGCCCTCAAGAACAGGATCGCCACGCTCACCGACTCGCTGCACCGCGACGAGGTGGCCAAGGCGCAGGCAGCGCTGCGCATCGAACAGCTCGAACAGACGGTGCTCGAGCAATTCGGTATGGCGGCAAGCGATCTGGTGGCCGAATACGGCCCGCAGGTCGGGTTGCCGCCCTCAGAATTGGAGATGGCCGAGTACGAGCAGGCCCGTGAGCGGGGTGAGCAGGTGACCGCCCCGGCCCCGATGCCCTTCGATCGCCCCACTCAGGAGCGGCGGGCCAAACGCGCTGAACGCGAACTCGCCGAGCTGGGCCGGGTCAACCCGTTGGCGCTGGAGGAGTTTGCCGCGCTGGAGGAGCGCTACAACTTCCTGTCCACGCAGCTCGAGGACGTCAAAGCCGCCCGCAAGGACCTGCTCGATGTCGTAGAGGATGTCGACGCCCGCATCCTGCAGGTCTTCGCCGAGGCCTACGCCGACGTCGAACGCGAATTCACCCAGGTGTTCGCCTCGCTGTTCCCCGGAGGCGAGGGCCGGCTGCTGCTGACCAACCCGGGTGACATGCTGACCACCGGCGTCGAGGTCGAAGCGCGGCCGCCCGGCAAGAAGATCAAGCGATTGTCGCTGCTCTCCGGTGGCGAGAAGTCCCTGACGGCGGTGGCGATGCTGGTGGCGATCTTCCGGGCCCGGCCGTCGCCGTTCTATGTGATGGACGAGGTGGAGGCCGCCCTCGATGACGTCAACCTGCGCCGCCTGCTGGGGTTGTTCGAGCAGTTGCGGGAGAAGTCGCAGCTGATCGTGATCACCCACCAGAAGCCGACGATGGAGATAGCCGACGCGTTGTACGGCGTCACCATGCAGGGCGACGGCATCACCCAGGTGATCTCTCAGCGGCTGCGGGGCCAAGAGCTGGTCAAGAGCTGA
- a CDS encoding acylphosphatase: MSEANPDDVRLTAWVHGHVQGVGFRWWTRARALELGLTGYAKNQPDGRVLVVAQGPRPAGERLLELLNGDTTPGRVDKVIADWSASGEQIQGFSER, translated from the coding sequence ATGAGTGAGGCGAACCCGGACGACGTCCGGCTCACCGCCTGGGTGCACGGGCACGTCCAGGGTGTGGGATTCCGCTGGTGGACGCGCGCCCGGGCACTCGAACTGGGGCTGACCGGCTATGCGAAGAATCAGCCCGACGGCCGGGTGCTGGTGGTCGCCCAGGGGCCGCGACCAGCAGGGGAGCGGCTGCTCGAACTCCTGAACGGGGACACCACACCCGGACGTGTCGACAAGGTGATCGCTGACTGGTCGGCTTCGGGCGAGCAGATCCAGGGATTCAGCGAGCGCTAG
- a CDS encoding OsmC family protein, which translates to MTELWVERTGARRYTGKSSRGAEVLIGSEDVEGVFTPGELLKIALAACSGMSSDVPLARRLGDDYQATIRVSGPADREQERYPLLQETMEIDLSGLSAEEAARVRTVVNRAIDQVCTVGRTLKAGTEVTFEIDDRRHE; encoded by the coding sequence ATGACCGAACTGTGGGTCGAACGAACCGGGGCCCGGCGCTACACGGGCAAGAGTTCGCGCGGCGCGGAGGTGCTGATCGGCTCGGAGGACGTCGAGGGCGTCTTCACCCCCGGCGAGCTGCTCAAGATCGCGCTCGCGGCGTGCAGCGGAATGTCCAGCGATGTGCCGTTGGCGCGACGGCTCGGCGACGATTACCAGGCCACGATCAGGGTGTCGGGCCCGGCGGACCGCGAGCAGGAGCGCTACCCGCTGCTGCAAGAGACCATGGAGATCGACCTGTCCGGGCTCTCGGCGGAGGAGGCCGCGCGTGTCCGGACGGTCGTCAACCGCGCGATCGATCAGGTGTGCACCGTCGGACGGACACTGAAGGCGGGCACCGAGGTCACCTTCGAGATCGACGACCGCCGCCATGAGTGA
- the mutM gene encoding bifunctional DNA-formamidopyrimidine glycosylase/DNA-(apurinic or apyrimidinic site) lyase has product MPELPEVEVVRRGLQTHVAGHTISAVRVHHPRAARRHVAGPADLAARLLDARISGTGRRGKYLWLLLDGDSDTADQALVVHLGMSGQMLLGTVAREQHIRIAALLDDGTALSFVDQRTFGGWQLADMVNVDGTPVPLPVAHLARDPLDPLFDRDAVVKVLRGKHSEIKRQLLNQTVVSGIGNIYADEALWRAKVHGARTAANLTRTQLGNLLDAAAEVMREALAQGGTSFDSLYVNVNGESGYFDRSLDAYGREGEPCRRCGAVMHREKFMNRSSFYCPKCQPRPRG; this is encoded by the coding sequence ATGCCTGAACTTCCTGAGGTCGAGGTCGTCCGGCGGGGATTGCAGACGCACGTCGCCGGCCACACCATCTCCGCGGTGCGCGTCCATCACCCGCGGGCGGCACGCCGCCACGTTGCCGGCCCGGCTGACCTTGCGGCCCGGCTGCTCGATGCCCGCATCAGTGGGACCGGTCGTCGCGGCAAATACCTCTGGCTGCTGCTCGATGGCGACTCCGACACCGCCGATCAGGCGTTGGTGGTGCACCTCGGGATGAGCGGGCAGATGCTGCTGGGCACCGTGGCCCGCGAGCAACACATCCGGATCGCCGCGCTGCTCGATGACGGCACGGCGCTGAGCTTCGTCGACCAGCGGACGTTCGGTGGGTGGCAGCTCGCGGACATGGTGAACGTCGACGGCACCCCGGTTCCGCTGCCGGTCGCTCATCTGGCCCGCGACCCGCTGGATCCCCTCTTCGATCGGGACGCGGTGGTGAAGGTGTTGCGCGGCAAGCATTCTGAGATCAAACGCCAGCTGCTCAACCAGACCGTGGTGTCCGGCATCGGCAACATCTACGCCGACGAAGCGCTGTGGCGGGCCAAAGTCCACGGCGCCCGGACCGCGGCCAACCTGACCCGTACTCAGCTGGGCAATCTGCTGGACGCGGCCGCCGAGGTGATGCGCGAAGCGCTGGCCCAGGGCGGCACGTCCTTTGATTCGCTCTATGTCAATGTCAACGGTGAGTCCGGATACTTCGACCGGTCGCTGGACGCGTACGGCCGCGAAGGTGAGCCGTGCCGCCGGTGCGGGGCGGTGATGCACCGGGAGAAGTTCATGAACCGGTCGTCGTTCTACTGCCCGAAATGCCAGCCGCGGCCCCGCGGTTGA
- the rnc gene encoding ribonuclease III yields the protein MSEHPAGATDRQPLIGALGVDLSPELLTLALTHRSYAYENGGLPTNERLEFLGDAVLGLTVTDELYHRHPDRSEGDLAKLRAHVVNTQALADVARHLTPDGLGFYLLLGRGEMHTGGPDKSSILADGMESLLGAVYLQHGIDTARKVILRLFGPLLETAPTLGAGLDWKTSLQELSASKTLGSPAYLVTSTGPDHDKQFTATVVVKDVEYGTGVGRSKKEAEQKAAAMAWKALMEQESPPEEKA from the coding sequence GTGAGTGAGCACCCAGCCGGCGCCACCGACAGACAGCCGCTGATCGGGGCGCTGGGGGTCGACCTGAGCCCGGAACTGCTGACGCTGGCGCTGACCCACCGCAGCTACGCCTACGAAAACGGCGGCCTGCCCACCAATGAGCGACTCGAATTCCTCGGGGACGCGGTGCTCGGACTCACCGTGACCGACGAGCTGTACCACCGCCATCCCGACCGCAGCGAAGGTGACCTCGCCAAACTGCGGGCCCACGTGGTCAACACCCAGGCACTCGCGGACGTCGCTCGCCACCTGACTCCCGACGGCCTGGGGTTCTATCTGCTGCTGGGCCGCGGGGAGATGCACACCGGCGGGCCCGACAAATCCAGCATCCTTGCCGACGGCATGGAGTCGCTGCTGGGGGCGGTGTATCTGCAACACGGGATCGACACCGCACGCAAGGTGATCCTGCGGCTGTTCGGGCCGCTGCTCGAGACGGCGCCGACACTTGGCGCCGGCCTGGATTGGAAGACCAGCCTTCAAGAACTCAGTGCGTCGAAGACTCTGGGTTCGCCGGCGTATCTCGTGACCTCCACCGGACCCGATCACGACAAGCAGTTCACCGCCACCGTCGTCGTCAAGGACGTCGAGTACGGCACCGGAGTCGGCCGGTCCAAGAAAGAGGCCGAGCAGAAGGCGGCGGCGATGGCGTGGAAGGCCCTGATGGAACAGGAATCCCCGCCCGAAGAGAAGGCATGA
- a CDS encoding YceD family protein gives MSVSKKVSSNNSARHRHTPSTLTFDISRLGRRPGSMMAIRETVPSPSRIGVDLVAIQAGAPLTLDLVLQSVSEGVLVTGTVTAPTTGECARCLTPITGSVEIELTELFAYPDSTTEATTEEDEVGHVVDETVALEQSIIDEVVLQLPFSPVCTEDCPGLCPNCGVPLATAGPDHHHDVIDPRWAKLAQMMPDQNSGEAGDQQ, from the coding sequence ATGTCGGTGTCAAAAAAAGTGTCGTCCAATAACTCTGCAAGACATCGGCATACGCCCTCGACGTTGACCTTCGACATCTCGCGGTTGGGTCGCCGTCCCGGGTCCATGATGGCGATCCGCGAAACGGTTCCCAGTCCGTCCCGAATCGGCGTCGACCTGGTGGCCATTCAGGCGGGTGCGCCGCTGACGCTGGACCTCGTCCTGCAGTCGGTGTCCGAAGGCGTCCTGGTGACAGGTACCGTCACCGCGCCGACCACCGGCGAGTGCGCCCGATGTCTGACGCCGATCACCGGCTCGGTGGAGATCGAGCTGACCGAGCTGTTCGCCTACCCCGACAGCACCACGGAGGCGACGACGGAGGAGGACGAGGTGGGCCACGTGGTCGACGAGACCGTCGCCCTCGAGCAGTCCATCATCGACGAGGTGGTGTTGCAGCTGCCGTTCTCGCCGGTCTGCACAGAGGACTGTCCCGGACTCTGCCCCAACTGCGGCGTTCCACTGGCCACCGCCGGACCCGACCACCACCACGACGTGATCGACCCGCGCTGGGCGAAGTTGGCGCAGATGATGCCCGACCAGAACTCGGGGGAAGCCGGGGATCAGCAGTGA